The stretch of DNA gagttgttgtatttgatttaagttttttgtcaaataatGCAGTGTTCCTCCCATGGTgcattggaacttttcataaaCAATAGACTAACATGAACAGACAGCTTATACAAactgtatttgtatttttcaaagataaataaatgctgttaatatatatattgctcactgtttgttcatgttcgctaatgcattaactactaGACTTTATTGTATGGTGTGAATGACAAATTGTTTATAACAGAACAGTTATAtgtgattcttaccatttttgagtgtttttaaagaATTTACCTTTTAATGAATTCAATACACAGtagatctaaaaaaaaaaaaaatattgaggCACTGTTGAAACTTTCTGTGCAAAATCAcactacacacacaaaaaaaatgctgggttattttgaatccagcgttgggtcaaaaggggACAAACCCTTTTTTTAAAACGATGTTTCTATTTGACTCGGCAAAAGGGTTAAAACAGCTCagcattttgtgttgaaacaaACCAGCACAGGTGAAATTACAACTAAACGGTTCGGGTTAATCCCTTTTAGACCCACACTGGGTtgaaaaacaacccagtatttttttagagtgtaaataTCATTCAATCCTTCAGCTcatctgtgtttgttttgtgaTTGACCAAACACGTCATACATATACAACTGACAATCTATGAGAAGAGTTAATACATATAACCATTTCATTGTCTAGCAGAAATAACCATGTAACCACAAATACAGAATGCAGTTTTGTGATATTTGCAAATGCTACAAATTGCTACATATGCTTGTAAAGGCCATAATGCCCATAAATCTGTGCTGTACTATTACGAGTAAACATATAAGCTTTGCTCCAAAACCTAGTAAATTGCTTTTTGTCCACAGATGACATTAATGAGCCTAAAGACAGCATAGACCCtttaactgtttgtacacaataaCAACGTGGCAACGTATGCATGCGCAgtttggcaacggaagtatggcaagtatcagcagtgaagcaacacagacagacaaagttattttaaaaagttgacttatcAACGGTTTCAACACAGCTAGCAGATCCGTGtaatagtggagtggatagaagacgttagcaggtggccaaatataaagtggGCAGATacacgtatattagtatattatattagtgcaaccaaacgcaacaaccagacattttgatgctggaaaaccgttttaataaactttatgaGTTGCTACACGTaagaataacaccacttctgttccCGAAAAGCGCaagcaggctatttgatcatgTGGGCTGTAAATGCGTCTATAGGTGTAGCATAGTTTGGGGGGGCACCATCCCCCAGACCAGAACCAATTATGATTTTGTCTGAGCTATTAATGAAATAGAAATATgacaatttatattttatttgtctaatcttaatattttaatgGGTAGATAGagtaacttaaaggaatattcaattttcttaaaagaaaaatccagataatttactcaccaccatgtcatccaaaatgttgatgtctttctttgttcagtcccgAAGaaagtttcaaaggtctataaacaatcccaaacgaggcataagggtcttatctagcaatacgattgtcatttttgacaagaaaaataaagaatatgctcttttaaaccacaacttttcttctaggtccggtccagcgtgacctaacgtaaatgcgttgtgacgtagggaggtcatgtgttacatatataaaacgcacatttgcgcaccattgtaaacaataaactgacacaaagacattaattagtatcagttgacatacaacaacgtaggaacggtcctctttcaacacatttgtaaacactggggcggagtttcgcgttcgtcctctgtgacctcttgacgtcatgacgtattgcgtgaggtcgcgctggctcatcatgaccggatctacatgacgagaagttgtgctttaaaagtgtatatttgttatttttcttgtcaaaaatgacaatggtttcgctagataagacccttatacctcatttgggatcgtttatagtcctttgaaactccgttgaaaaaaaatgttaagtgttgagttaagtattaaatgttgggctctattaaagtccattaaaatgagaaaaatcctgcaatgttttcctcaaaaaactttatttcttctcgactgaacaaagaaagacatcaacattttggatgacatggtggtgagtaaattatctggatttttcttataagaaaatggaatattcctttaaggctaATGCCCTACATAAGCAGCATTTCCAAGTGCCACACAAGTAGTACTTCTTGTTTAGTACACTTGACTCACAATCAATAGATTTTGATGTTAGCATGtctttaataataatagaaGTATCAGTGCAATACTCTAATAAGCTCAAACAAATATTGTGTGAAAACATAATgcttttaactaaattaaaagttgcaCAGTTTTCACAGATCGTGtcacagtgcattctgggatagCCTTTATCGACAATACAAGACATGAAATTTAACCTCTGCTGGAAGTTTGGCCTATGTTGCCTTAAATTTTCTCTAGATAGACAGAGAACTCACTAATGTTTGGAGCATAGCAAAATTATTTTACTATTTGAACTAAAATAGATCTCAAAAAAGCACTCAGGAAGACGCCAAACAGTGATTATGACCTTTGGTTTTAAAGAGAAATGTTTGTCACAATAGCTACGAATGACAGCAGCTGTTGAATAGTGTATGCAGACCAGTTTAAATCCTGTGACTATATTAGATATCAGCTGATTGAGACGTAGCATTACGAAGCGTTGCCTTCTTGGAGTCCCTGCGTTCCAATGCAACCAACACTCCACAACAGGACCACATATTTAAATCCTTGAGTTTCAGGAGTTTATCCAGCATGACGTTAGGAAATTTCTTCTACAACCACTAGGGGCTCTGTTGATCCTGTGGTGGCTGAGAATAACACAACAGCCTTGTCAACTCATCAACCTGGATAGATGGGAGTCCACCTGAGCCAAAGCACTTTGTGTCTCATGTGAATGAAAAAACAGGTCTGTTGACTAATATGTGCCGTGAACTTCATCGTCCCCTTTAAACCCCGTCCTGGAGGCCACTGTTAAACCTCCGAGTGCAGACCCTGGTGTGGTAGGTTCCTGTTAAAGAGTGGAGACCCATCCTGCAAGAATAACAGCGATTAGAGACCTCTCGCTTTCTCGCCAGCTCATCTGATCTTAGTGAAAATGAAAAGCTGCCACCCTGGTCTTAGGTGATCTATTTCCACACCATCGGTCTCACCTTTTGATGCGGCTGATCTGCTCGCACAGGTAGGACAGATACTGGGTGAGTTTCACCATGGCGATGATAAGTATGCCCCCCATCAGCGCACACGTGGGCCAGAGGAGAGAGCTTACGATGGCTCTGCGGCCGTAGAGACGTGTCAGGAGAACACTGTCCTGCTGCTCCGAGGGGTCGTAGTAACACGAAACCTGTGTGTGGGTCTTCAGTCGCTCTGAGATGTTCATCACGATGGTGTGCATCAGCGTGTGATCCTTGCGGCATTTCGGGATATAAAAACACTGCAGGGAAACTATCAATCAGATTATATATATCAAAgatgcatttaatattttgcatgcatgttgcatTGGTGTGGATTACCTCAGGGTTGGCCTCATGGGTCTCCTCATTGTGTGAGAGTCTCAAAACCCTCCCCGAGTAGTTCAGACTGACGTACACCTGAAGACATGGATACCTGGAGCTCTTCCTGCATTCTGAGCCACAACTGTAACTGCAGTTTATCTCAGCAATTATACTAGAGTTCAGCACGGTGCATTTCGACTCTTCTGTCCAAACGCTGAGAGAAAAGAAAGAGGTGAAGAAAGGTTaggaaaaaataacaaaaaacgtCTACTCTACGGATGCCTTTAGTGTCAATTCAAAGATAGGACAAAATGTTATTGATGAGAAGGTGTAAGTGtttaagaggctgtttacacttggcattaacatgcgttttcgtcgatcggatcacaagtggacgacgttaatgccaggtgtaaacggtgttcaaaacgttttgagctcgtccactttcgaccacttgcaaccacatccagaggtagtcgaaaccactttcgatctgatcgctttggagttgcggaacgcaaatgtggttgaatgtgt from Paramisgurnus dabryanus chromosome 14, PD_genome_1.1, whole genome shotgun sequence encodes:
- the s100p gene encoding calcium-activated potassium channel subunit beta-2 isoform X1; amino-acid sequence: MKEPVREQGSQQCFASGSQRSAHSGLAGRMFLWAGSKGAQASGREGRSIYQKIREYDVLEKRRTVTALKAGEDRAILLGLSMILFSAMMYFVLGITMVRSYTDSVWTEESKCTVLNSSIIAEINCSYSCGSECRKSSRYPCLQVYVSLNYSGRVLRLSHNEETHEANPECFYIPKCRKDHTLMHTIVMNISERLKTHTQVSCYYDPSEQQDSVLLTRLYGRRAIVSSLLWPTCALMGGILIIAMVKLTQYLSYLCEQISRIKRMGLHSLTGTYHTRVCTRRFNSGLQDGV
- the s100p gene encoding calcium-activated potassium channel subunit beta-2 isoform X2, with protein sequence MKEPVREQGSQQCFASGSQRSAHSGLAGRMFLWAGSKGAQASGREGRSIYQKIREYDVLEKRRTVTALKAGEDRAILLGLSMILFSAMMYFVLGITMVRSYTDSVWTEESKCTVLNSSIIAEINCSYSCGSECRKSSRYPCLQVYVSLNYSGRVLRLSHNEETHEANPECFYIPKCRKDHTLMHTIVMNISERLKTHTQVSCYYDPSEQQDSVLLTRLYGRRAIVSSLLWPTCALMGGILIIAMVKLTQYLSYLCEQISRIKR